CCTTTAAAGTTAAAAATCTGTGGATCTCGGAAGTGGTCAGTAGCATCAGTAGGTTGGTCAATCAAGATTTTATCAATTTTTTTAATCTTGCCATCCTTGTCCACTAAGGCACCAATCTGATAAGGGTGACGGATCCAGTTTTCATCACGGACATTTCCTGTATAAAATAGGAACAATTGATCGCCAAACTGCATAGCAGAACCAGAGTAGGCACCGTGGCTATCTAGTGGAGTATCAGGTAGAACTTTAACTCCAGTTTCTGAAAAATGAACTAAATCATCACTTTCAAGTTGCACCCAAGATTTTAAACCATGAGCGGCTCCGAAGGGGAAGTTTTGGTAAAAGACAACCCACTTGCCATCGAAATAAGAAAAACCATTTGGATCGTTTAAAAGACCTTGCTTTGGTTCGATGTGATAGCTTGTATGCCATGGAGACTGAGCCATATTTTCTTGAATTTGTTTGATTTCTTCTTGAGTCCAATCTTCATAGCGTCTGTAGCGACGTTCCGTTGTCCATTCCATTTATATTCCCTCCATAAATTCTACTATCTTTATAGTAAACGTTTCCTTTTAAAAAAGCAAGTCTTTTATATCGGATTTAAGAAAAAAATGTCAAACGATTGACAGAAAATAAAGGCGATGTTTTATGAAAATGAATGAAAATATGAAAGTTTTTGAAAATTATCTAGCAAAAACCTTTTAATAATAGGCAATTAACAAGAATATTCTATTCAAAAACCTCAAAAACAATCAAAAAATTAAAATACTAAAATTTTTTCTGCAAAACGCTTGACATATTTTAAAAACATGATAGAATTATATGCGTAGGGCGGATAAAATCGCTTTCAAACATTTTACAAATTTTTTATAAGGAGATTTTTGCAAATGACGAATACAGAAATTGCAAAAAAAGTCATCGAAGCCTTAGGTGGACGTGAGAACGTTAACAGTGTTGCGCACTGTGCGACTCGCCTTCGCGTTATGGTTAAAGATGAAGCGAAAATTAACAAAGATGCTATCGAGAGCTTGGAAAAAGTTCAAGGTGCTTTCTTTAACTCAGGTCAATACCAAATCATCTTTGGTACTGGTACAGTAAACAAGATGTACGATGAAGTCGTAGCCCTTGGTTTGCCAACTTCAACAAAAGCTGAAATGAAAGCAGAAGCTGCTAAACAAGGAAATTGGTTCCAACGTGCCATCCGTACTTTCGGTGACGTCTTCGTTCCAATCATTCCAGTTATCGTAGCAACTGGTCTCTTCATGGGTGTTCGTGGTCTCTTGACTGCTCTTGGAATGACACTTCCAGAAGATGTGACAACTTATACTCAGATCTTGACAGACACTGCCTTTATTATCTTGCCAGGTTTGGTTGTGTGGTCAACTTTCCGTGTATTCGGTGGTAACCCAGCTGTTGGTATCGTTCTTGGTATGATGCTCGTTTCTGGTTCACTTCCAAATGCCTGGGCTGTTGCGTCTGGTGGTGAAGTAACTGCAATGCAGTTCTTCGGATTTATCCCAGTTGTAGGTTTGCAAGGTTCAGTTCTTCCAGCCTTCATCATCGGGGTTGTCGGAGCTAAGTTTGAAAAAGCAGTTCGTAAGGTTGTTCCAGATGTACTTGATCTCTTGGTAACACCGTTTGTAACACTCCTTGTAATGTCAATTCTTGGATTGTTTGTTATCGGACCAGTCTTCCACGTTGTTGAAAACTACATTCTCATTGGAACTAAAGCAATTCTTAACTTGCCATTCGGACTTGGTGGTTTCTTGATTGGTGGAGTTCACCAATTAATCGTCGTATCAGGTGTTCACCACATCTTCAACTTGCTTGAAGTTCAATTGCTTGCTGCTGACCATGCTAACCCATTCAACGCTATCATCACAGCTGCCATGACTGCTCAAGGTGCTGCGACAGTAGCCGTTGGTGTGAAAACTAAAAATCCTAAACTTAAAACACTTGCTTTCCCAGCTGCTCTTTCTGCCTTCCTAGGTATTACTGAGCCTGCTATCTTCGGGGTTAACTTGCGTTTCCGTAAACCATTCTTCCTTTCATTGATTGCTGGTGCAATCGGTGGTGGATTGGCATCTATCCTTGGACTTGCTGGTACTGGTAATGGTATCACAATCATCCCTGGTACAATGCTTTACATTGGTAACGGACAACTTCTACAATACCTTCTTATGGTAGCTGTATCATTTGCACTTGGTTTCGCTCTTACTTACATGTTTGGTTATGAAGATGAAGTAGAAGAAGCTGCAGGTGCTGTTACTGAAGCAGAAACAGATCGTTTGGCTGAAGAAGCAGTAACTGGTGCTGTTGTTGCACCGAGCGAAGGCGTTATCCAAACACCAATCGTTGGTGATGTTGTTGCTCTTTCAAATGTGAATGACCCAGTATTCTCAAGCGGAGCTATGGGACAAGGTATCGCTGTAAAACCAAGTGAAGATGTCGTTTACGCACCAGCTGATGCTGAAGTGACAATTGTCTTCCCAACAGGACATGCTTATGGCCTAAGAACAGCTAACGGAGCTGAAATCTTGATCCACGTTGGTATCGACACTGTTTCAATGAATGGTGAAGGATTCAACCATAAAGTTGCTCAAGGTGACAAGGTTAAAGCTGGAGATGTTCTTGGAACGTTTGACTCAGCTAAGATTGCTGCTGCAGGTCTTGATAACACAACAATGGTTATCGTAACAAACACTGCAGACTTTGCTTCAGTAAATCCAGTTGCTTCTGGATCAGTTGCTAAGGGAGATGCAATCATCGAAGTTAAAGCTTAATAAATCAAAAAAACGAACAAATGTCATGTTTGTTCGTTTTTGCTTGAATGGTAAAATTTACAGAGGAAAATCTAAAATATTGAGCAATTTTCAGTCTGGAAATATGCTATAATAAAGAAAATAAATACAAGAGGTTTATCATGACAAAACTATACGGAAGTTTGGAAGCAGGCGGTACAAAATTTGTCTGTGCTGTCGGAGATGAAAACTATAACGTTGTAGAAAAGGTACAATTTCCTACAACAACACCTATTGAAACAATCGATAAAACCATCGAGTTCTTCTCAAAATTCGACAATCTTGCAGGACTTGCCATTGGTTCATTTGGTCCAATCGATATCGATAAAAACTCAAAAACTTACGGATTTATCACAACAACTCCAAAACCTAACTGGGCAAATGTCGACTTGCTTGGTGCTCTTCGTCGCGCTCTAAACGTGCCTATGTATTTCACAACAGACGTAAATAGTTCTGCATACGGTGAAGTGGTTGCTCGTAATAATGCCGGCGGTCGTATCGAAAACTTGGTTTATTACACTATCGGTACAGGTATCGGTGCAGGTGTTATCCAACGTGGCGAGTTTATTGGCGGTGTTGGTCACCCTGAGATGGGTCACTATTATGTGGCTAGACACCCAATGGATATTGAAAAAGAATTTAATGGTGTTTGTCCTTTCCATAATGGATGTTTGGAAGGTTATGCAGCTGGTCCAAGTTTGGAAGCTCGTACAGGTGTTCGTGGGGAAAACATTGAACTCAACAACTCTGTTTGGGATGTTCAAGCCTACTACATTGCTCAAGCTGCAGTAAATGCTACTGTAACTTTCCGACCAGACGTTATCGTCTTTGGTGGTGGGGTTATGGCTCAACAACACATGCTTGATCGTGTGCGTGAGAAATTCACATCCTTGCTAAATGGTTACCTACCAGTTCCTGATGTACGTGACTATATTGTAACACCAGCTGTTGCAGGTAATGGTTCGGCTACACTTGGAAACTTCGTTCTTGCTAAGAGCGTAGCAAAATAAGAATAAAAAATTAGAGGCTAGGACAAAAGTCCTAGCCTCTTTTTGATGTTGGATTGTCGAGCAAGACGCAGTGGTTGAGTGGGCTCTACTAGGCTGATTTCATCAGCTTTTACAGCCCTACTCAACTGTGCGGAGGTTGGACGACGAAATCGAATTCTAACGAATTACCGATTTCTGTCCCACTCTCTTTTTCTATTTTCGTTTCCTGATGGAAAATATTTTGCCAAGTTTCGTGGCGGCGCCAGATGCTGGTATGAATGGTATCACCGACTTGATATCGGATGAGTTTTGTTTTCTGGCTGATAGAGGTTAACTGAAGCTCTTTAATGGCAGAGGTTAATTCTTTTTCAGCCTTATAGGCATCCTTTCCCAGTTCATGTCCGTCCTGGCGGATATAAATGAAGTCTTCTGCAAGTAATTCTTCCAGTTGATTTCCTTGGTCAATCAGTTGCTCTCTCATGAGCAATTTTTTATAGACATTATCTAGGATTTCATCCTCAGGGATTGGTGCTGGTTCGATATGAATGTCTGTATCAAAGACACCAAAGCGTTCTGATAACATGGATTCGACCTGATCCGCGATTTCATGACTTTCAAAAACAGAGAGGTCTGGGTTCATCTCAAGTGTGATGTCCAGATAGATATTACTTCCGTAGGTACGACCGCGTTGTGATTTGACCTTGCTAATCTTAGGAATTTCCATGATAGCTTTTTGATAATCTTCTAGCAAGTGTTCATCAAAACCATCAGAAAGGCTGAAGGATGACTCGATAAAGATGTCATAGGCTGTTTTGAGGATAAAGAAGGTGATGATAATAGCGACCAACTTATCCACGATTGGATAGTTGAAGCTACTAGCCAGGATAGCAATAGAAGTTCCAAGAGATGTTACGGCATCTGACAGATTGTCCTTAGCTGCAGCCTTGAGGGCCTTTGATTTAGCTTGCTTACTCAGATGGGTATTGTAGAGATAAACGGCGAACATGATGATGGCAGAGATGACTCCCAGAGTCGCACCAAGTGGGTCAATGACCGTTTGTTCTCGGCTGAGTATCTTTTGGATGGTGTCACGTAGAACATCAAAGCCAACGTAAAACATGATGATGGAAGTGATGAGACTTGCCAAATCCTCGATTTTCCAGTGGCCGAAGCGATGATCTCTATCAGCCGGTTGGCGAGCCAAACGAATCCCGATGAGAAGGGCTACATTTCCAACAATATCTGAAACGTTATTAAAACCATCTGCTACCAAACTGGATGAATGGAGCAAATGTCCGGTCGCTAGCTTAGCTGCAGACAAGAATAGATAGGTCAAAATGCTGATAATGGCACCACGCTCAGCTAATTTTAAGTTTGAAACCGATTGATTCATCTAACTCCCCTTCTAGCATTTTAGTATTCTTTCATTATACTGGTTTTCCAAGGAAAATTCAAATGGAGGGGTTGGGGAGATTTGCATTGATTCAACAGATTTTTTGATTGAAATATGATAGAATATAAAGTAATCATAATTTTAGAGAGAGTTTTCCATGACCCATAAACAAATCACAGATAGAATGATTCGAATTGGTTTGCTGTTGCTACCATTTCTTATTTTTTATGGCTATAGAGTAGTTAAGGGGTTTGATTATCCAGTGGTTGATGATATCATGGTCAATCAAACCATATTATCTGGTGATAATATGTTGCTTCCCTATATTGGAATTTTGTTATCATCTGCTTTAGTATTTCTTCAACAATTATTTACAAATTGGAATATTTATTTTATTTTTTTAGCTCTCAGTTTTTGCTTGAGTTTTAGTATCTATTTGGAGTTCTTCTTTAGAAAGAAATATTATTTCTTACTTCCCTTAGTAGTTTTGCTTCAAATGGTTTTAATGAAGTATTTCTCGTTTTCAGTAATTGCTTACTTGTTATCGACAGCAGGGATACTATTATTATTTGACAGAAAATACGTAACGGGAATGCTTTTGTCTGTAATAGGTTTATCGATTAGGCCGCAAATTATTGCCAGTTTATTATTGCTTTTGCTTCCCTTCCTAGCTTTTGAAGTAATCAAAGGAAAAAAGAAAAAAGAATTATTCTTGTTATCTGCTGTCATTTTACTTATCTTTGCTTCCAATAAAATTTATACCTTAATGAGACCAGATGTTCAAGAATACCTTAATTGGAATACTCTAAGTACCAATTTGAGAGATTTCCCTGCGATTGAGTATGAGAAGCATGCCAAGGAATTTCATGAATTGGGGGTCAGTGAAAACGACTTATCTGCTTCAACCTACTGGTTGTTTGCAGAAAAAGATGCTTTGAACAATGAGTTGTTAACAAAAATTCAATCCGTACGTTCTTTCTCTGAAAAGTACTCCTTTAATGTATTTCAGATGGTAAAAGATTATTTCCAAAATATCATTTTGACAACCTTTCTTCTTGTTATGGTTGGCTGGTTTTTGTTCTTCAAGCCTAAGAAAGTCTATGGCTGGTTACTCCCCCTTGTTCCATTTGTACTAATCGGTGCACTATTTGTTAGGCAGAGAGTAGTAGAACGTGTCTATATCCCAATTATCATTAGCTTTTTAATCTTTTTTGTTTATTATGCACCTTTGTTTTACAATAAGCGTAAACTGTTGAAAAAAAGAGGAATTTTTTATAGTCTACAACTTGTAGGAATGCTGGCGAGTATGGCCTGGGTAAATAGTGTGGGACAAGAACTTTACTGGTTCCCAATCATTCAATCATCCATGGTATCAGAGTATCATGATGTAGTGGAAAAACATTCTGATAAATTGCTTGTTTTTGGCGGTTATGGAACACTTGTCAATTCTCAACCGAGCTTGGCTACGATTAGAAGGAAGCCTGATCAGTTGATTGAAAATACAACAACCTTAGGTAACTGGCAAACTTTTTCGCCACATTATTATCAATTAATGAAAAAGTATAATGTTGAGGAGCCTAGTAATCTTCTTTCTTCTGCTATTGATAATGAGAATATCCTATTCTTTTGGTCACCCTCTTCAGGAAAGATGGATCAAGTCAAGAAAATAATGAAAGAACATTACCAGAAAGATGTTTATTTTGAAGAAGTTGAGGTGGTCACTTCTGATATGAGTATCTATAAACTTAAAGCAGATTAAGGAGGGAAATATGAAAAAGCGAATTGGATATATTGACATGGCGAAAGGATTAGCTATTATTTTAGTAATTGTTGGGCATATATCCTTTACACCAAGCATGGGGAAAACAATTCTTTATCTATTTCATATTCCTTTGTTTTTCTTCTTGTCTGGCTTTACATTTTCAATTGATAAGTATGCTAATATTAGTAACTTTTTCTGGAATAAATTTAAAGGGATTGTTGTTCCATTCTTTCTAATGAATGTATTTGTATTTCTAGTGCAAATCTTTATTTTATATCCTGATCAAATCCTAAGTTTTAATCTGATTCAATTTGCAAAACAATTGCTTTTATCAGATAGATTGCATAATTATTTCCAATTATGGTTTTTAAATGTCTTGTTTTTATCTGAAATTGTATGTTATTTTGTTTTAAAATATGCTCGGAATAGAAACTTGCAAATAGGTGTTGCGCTTACCTTAGTGTTCCTTGTATTTGTAGGGCAAAAAGCGTATGAGTCTAACTGGTATTTAATTTGGAACTGGGATTTAGTTCCGGTAGCAACTATTTTTATTTTGCTAGGGTTCCTTGCAAGAAGATATTTAACAGAGATAGAAAAGTACCTAACTCTTAAGTTTTTACCGATTGCTGTAGTAATCAGTGTTGCAGTAGGGTTAGTAAACTATAAACTAAGTGGCTACAGAGTAGATTTATATTACCAACAAATTGGTAACTATTTGTTATTTTATATTTCTGCAATAGCAGGAATCTGGGCTACAATTACTTTGTTCAAAGTGATTCCAGAAGCAGAGTGGTTTAAATCAATTGGCAAAAAGACATTAATTTATTATGGTGTGCATTCACCAATTGTTCTTGTACTTGCTGAAAAATTAGTAGCACAATTAGCATCAAAATATACGGGCATATTCGTTAGCGGATATGTTTCAGCAGCACTCACAACAGTTTTAGCTGTTTTGGGATGTGAGATCATTGTACAAATTTTCAGAGGGACCAATTTCCCTTTTGGTTTAAAAGTGATAGGAGAGAAGAATGAGTAGAAATAATCCGATTTTATATATCGTGATTCCATGTTATAACGAAGAGCAAGTGTTGCCTCATACTAACCCAATGTTTATTGAAAAGATTGAATCTTTAATCAAGACTGGACAAGTGCATCCAAACAGTAAAGTGATGTATGTCAATGATGGTAGTAAAGATGCGACGTGGTTACTAATTCAACAATATGCAAAAGAAAATAGTCATGTTGTTGGTATTGCACAAAGCAGAAATCGCGGTCATCAAAGTAGTGTTCTTGCTGGTATGTACGAAGCTGCAGAATTTGCGGATATCGTGATTACCATTGACGCAGATGGTCAAGATGATATCAACTGTATGGATCAAATGGTTGCTGAATATAAAGACGGTTCAGAGATTGTTTACGGGGTTCGAGACAATCGTGATACTGATTCAGCATTTAAGAGAATCACAGCTGAAGGATTCTATAAGGTGATGCATTTATTTGGAGCAGATGTCGTTTTTAATCATGCGGACTATCGTTTAGTCTCCAAACGTTTTATTCATGAACTTGCTAAATTTAAAGAAGTAAACTTATTTCTTCGAGGCATTATGCCTCTTGTAGGATTTAAATATTCCTTCGTGACTTATAAACGACATGAGCGGATTGCTGGAGAAAGTCACTATCCACTCTCTAAAATGCTTGGTTTAGCAATGGATGGGATTACTAGTCTGTCTATTAAGCCCATTCGCTTGATTACTAGCTTGGGAGTTATGACTTCACTTTTTAGTTTTTTGTTGATCATCTGGGTTTTGTGGAGCAAATTTGCTGGTAATGTGGTAGCTGGATGGGCCAGTACCTACGCCATTGTAAGCTTACTTGGCGGGGTTCAACTCATTAGTCTTGGTGTAATTGGGGAATATATCGGAAAAATCTATCTAGAAACGAAACAACGTCCAAGATATATTATCAGCGACCGCACCTATGATGAGAGTGATGAGTAACCCCACCTCAAAACTTGAAAACTTTTGAATTTCTGATATAATAGAACTACTCAAGGGAGTAGCTGGCGGGTATCCGCGATAGTGTCGTCATTCCGAATTATTTCCGGCACTATATTAAACAGCGAGACTTGTTTTTTTTAAAAACAGGTCTCTTTTTTTGTAAAAAGAGGCCAAAAAGGAGGAGACTGTTTTGTCAAAAGAACAAAATAAAGATTTGTTTTACACGCAATCTTCTGAGGAAGTCCTAAAGAATTTGGACTCATCTATCGAAGGTTTGTCAACTGCTCAAGCTCAAGAACGCCTAGCGACATATGGGCGTAATGAGTTGGATGAGGGTGAGAAACGTAGCCTGCTAGCTAAATTCCTAGATCAATTTAAGGATTTGATGATTATCATCTTGCTTGCGGCAGCGGCACTTTCTGTGATTACAGAAGGGATGGATGGTTTAACAGATGCCATTATCATCTTGGCCGTTGTTGTCTTGAATGCAGCCTTTGGTGTTTACCAAGAAGGGCAAGCAGAAGCAGCGATTGAAGCACTGAAAAATATGTCTAGCCCCATGGCTCGTGTTCGTCGTGATGGCCATGTTATTGAGATTGACTCAAAAGAATTGGTACCCGGAGATATCGTCTTGCTTGAAGCGGGAGATGTCGTGCCTGCAGATATGCGTTTGCTGGAAGCAGCTTCTCTTAAAATCGAAGAAGCAGCTCTTACAGGGGAGTCTGTGCCAGTTGAAAAAGATGTGACAGGACTTGTTGAAGCAGATGCTGGTATTGGGGATCGCGTTAATATGGGTTACCAAAACTCAAATGTAACTTATGGTCGTGGTATTGGTGTCGTAACAAACACTGGTATGTATACAGAAGTTGGTAAGATTGCAGATATGTTGGCTAATGCCGATGAGACTGAAACACCATTGAAGCAAAGCTTGGAACAATTATCTAAAGTCTTGACTTACTTAATCGTTGTGATTGCGGTCATTACTTTCTTAGTTGGTGTCTTCGTTCGTGGAGAGCATCCATTAGAAGGCTTGATGGTTGCGGTAGCCCTTGCGGTTGCGGCGATTCCAGAAGGACTTCCTGCCATTGTAACTATCGTTCTATCTTTAGGAACAACTACTCTTGCTAAACGTAATTCTATCGTTCGTAAATTGCCAGCGGTTGAAACTCTTGGTTCAACAGAAATCATCGCATCTGATAAAACAGGTACTTTGACCATGAACCAAATGACTGTTGAGAAGGTCTACACCAACGGTCAATTGCAAAGCTCTGCAGCTGAGATTGCTCCTAGCAACAATACCCTTCGTATCATGAACTTTGCCAATGATACTAAGGTGGACCCATCTGGCAAGTTGATTGGAGATCCAACGGAGACAGCTCTTGTTCAGTTTGGTTTGGACCACAATTTTGATGTCCGTGAAGTTTTGAAGAATGAGCCACGTGTGGCAGAGTTGCCATTTGACTCAGAACGTAAACTTATGTCGACTATCCATAAGGAAGCAGACGGTACTTACTTTATCGCTGTTAAGGGTGCTCCTGACCAATTGCTCAAGCGTGTGACTCGTATTGAAGTTAATGGGGAAGTTCGTCCAATCACAGAAGAAGACAAGAATGCTATCCTCACAACCAACAAAGATTTGGCTAAACAAGCCCTTCGTGTCTTAATGATGGCTTATAAGACAAGCAATGAAATTCCAACCTTGGAATCTGAAATTGTTGAATCTGACCTCATCTTCTCTGGTTTGGTCGGCATGATTGACCCTGAACGTCCTGAAGCAGCAGAAGCTGTCCGTGTCGCTAAAGAAGCAGGTATCCGTCCAATCATGATCACGGGTGACCACCAAGATACAGCAGAGGCTATTGCTAAACGTCTTGGAATCATCGATCCAAATGATACAGAAGACCATGTCTTCACGGGTGCTGAGTTGAATGAACTCACTGATGAAGAATTCCAAAAAGTCTTCAAGCAATACTCTGTTTACGCTCGTGTATCACCTGAGCACAAGGTTCGTATCGTGAAAGCATGGCAAAAAGAAGGTAAAGTTGTTGCCATGACAGGTGACGGGGTTAATGACGCACCGTCACTTAAGACAGCTGATATCGGTATTGGTATGGGGATCACTGGTACAGAGGTTTCTAAGGGAGCTTCTGATATGGTCCTTGCCGATGACAACTTTGCAACCATTATCGTAGCGGTTGAAGAAGGACGTAAGGTCTTCTCTAATATCCAAAAATCCATTCAATACCTCTTGTCTGCCAATATGGCTGAGGTCTTCACCATCTTCTTTGCAACCCTCTTTGGTTGGGATGTGTTACAACCAGTGCATCTTCTATGGATTAACTTGGTAACAGATACGCTACCAGCCATCGCTCTTGGTGTTGAACCAGCTGAGCCAGGCGTTATGACCCACAAACCTCGTGGCCGTAAGTCAAACTTCTTTGACGGTGGTGTATTCGGAGCTATCCTTTATCAAGGTATCTTCCAAACCATGCTCGTTCTTGGTGTCTATGGTTGGGCAATTCTCTTCCCAGAGCATCAAGTTCAATCTGAAATCCACGCAGATGCCCTTACCATGGCTTTTGCAACTCTTGGTTTGATCCAATTGCTCCATGCCTTTAACGTCAAGTCTGTTTACCAATCAATCTTTACAGTCGGACTCTTCAAGAACAAGACCTTTAACTGGTCAATTCCAGTTGCCTTTGTCCTCTTGATGGTGACAATTTTGGTTCCAGGATTTAACAGCCTCTTCCACGTTTCACATTTGAGCTTGACTCAATGGATGGTGGTTGCTATAGGAGCACTTATGATTGTTATCCTTGTTGAAATTGTTAAAGCAATCCAACGAGCACTCGGAAAAGATAAAAACGCCATTTAAGCACTATGAAAAGTCATCTTCGGATGGCTTTTTTGCTTTTATATATGATAAATTGACAAAGATTTTGTGCTATAATCAAGTAGAATGATAAAGGTGGAGGAATAGTAGTTGGAAAAGAAAATTGTAAAAGATATGATGTTTTTATCGCAAGTATCCCAACCTGCGAGTCAAGAGGATTTGCCTCTAGCAAAGGATTTGCAGGACACCTTACTGGCTAATCGTGAAACTTGTGTTGGACTAGCAGCCAATATGATTGGGGTGCAAAAGCGCGTGATTATTTTTAATATTGGCATGATTCCCATGGTTATGTTTAATCCCGTTCTCAAGTCTTTTGAGGGGCCTTACGAAACCGAGGAAGGATGTTTGTCTTTGACAGGAGTGAGAGAAACAACCAGATATGAAAAAATTACAGTAAGTTACAGAGATGTTCATTGGCAAGAGAAGACCATTACCCTGACAGGTTTTCCGGCTCAGATTTGTCAGCATGAATTGGATCATTTGGAAGGACGTATCATTTAGGCTCAAATCCTTGGTGCTCCTAGAAAAATATGCTACACTAACACTATGAAAATTTTAATCCCAACTGCAAAAGAAATGAACACTGAAATCCCTAGTTTAGAGGCTAAACCATTGTGTCCTGAGAGTCAGGCTGTTCTGGATGAATTAGCTAGATATTCTGCCCAAGATTTAGAGAGTTTTTATAAAATCTCTGCCGAAAAGGCGCAAGAGGAGTATGACCATATCCAAGCCTTGAAAAATGGAACGGCTAGAAACTATCCTGCCTTGCACCTCTTTGATGGGCTCATGTATCGCAACATCAAACGGGATAATCTAACCCAAGCGGAGCAAGCCTATCTGGAGAAACACCTCACGATAACATCAGCTCTCTATGGTGTGATCCCGGCCTTTGCACCCATTGCTCCCCACAGACTGGACTTTTTGATGAAACTCAAAGTCGCTGGAAAAAGCCTGAAAAGTCACTGGCAGTCAGCCTATGAAGAGTCGCTGAAGGGTGAAGAACTAATCTTTTCACTCTTGTCTTCTGAATTTGAAAATGTCTTTCCAAAAGAAATCCGAGAGAAGATGGTGACCTTTAAGTTTATG
The window above is part of the Streptococcus sp. Marseille-Q6470 genome. Proteins encoded here:
- a CDS encoding cation-translocating P-type ATPase, translating into MSKEQNKDLFYTQSSEEVLKNLDSSIEGLSTAQAQERLATYGRNELDEGEKRSLLAKFLDQFKDLMIIILLAAAALSVITEGMDGLTDAIIILAVVVLNAAFGVYQEGQAEAAIEALKNMSSPMARVRRDGHVIEIDSKELVPGDIVLLEAGDVVPADMRLLEAASLKIEEAALTGESVPVEKDVTGLVEADAGIGDRVNMGYQNSNVTYGRGIGVVTNTGMYTEVGKIADMLANADETETPLKQSLEQLSKVLTYLIVVIAVITFLVGVFVRGEHPLEGLMVAVALAVAAIPEGLPAIVTIVLSLGTTTLAKRNSIVRKLPAVETLGSTEIIASDKTGTLTMNQMTVEKVYTNGQLQSSAAEIAPSNNTLRIMNFANDTKVDPSGKLIGDPTETALVQFGLDHNFDVREVLKNEPRVAELPFDSERKLMSTIHKEADGTYFIAVKGAPDQLLKRVTRIEVNGEVRPITEEDKNAILTTNKDLAKQALRVLMMAYKTSNEIPTLESEIVESDLIFSGLVGMIDPERPEAAEAVRVAKEAGIRPIMITGDHQDTAEAIAKRLGIIDPNDTEDHVFTGAELNELTDEEFQKVFKQYSVYARVSPEHKVRIVKAWQKEGKVVAMTGDGVNDAPSLKTADIGIGMGITGTEVSKGASDMVLADDNFATIIVAVEEGRKVFSNIQKSIQYLLSANMAEVFTIFFATLFGWDVLQPVHLLWINLVTDTLPAIALGVEPAEPGVMTHKPRGRKSNFFDGGVFGAILYQGIFQTMLVLGVYGWAILFPEHQVQSEIHADALTMAFATLGLIQLLHAFNVKSVYQSIFTVGLFKNKTFNWSIPVAFVLLMVTILVPGFNSLFHVSHLSLTQWMVVAIGALMIVILVEIVKAIQRALGKDKNAI
- a CDS encoding peptide deformylase — protein: MEKKIVKDMMFLSQVSQPASQEDLPLAKDLQDTLLANRETCVGLAANMIGVQKRVIIFNIGMIPMVMFNPVLKSFEGPYETEEGCLSLTGVRETTRYEKITVSYRDVHWQEKTITLTGFPAQICQHELDHLEGRII
- the yaaA gene encoding peroxide stress protein YaaA, whose protein sequence is MKILIPTAKEMNTEIPSLEAKPLCPESQAVLDELARYSAQDLESFYKISAEKAQEEYDHIQALKNGTARNYPALHLFDGLMYRNIKRDNLTQAEQAYLEKHLTITSALYGVIPAFAPIAPHRLDFLMKLKVAGKSLKSHWQSAYEESLKGEELIFSLLSSEFENVFPKEIREKMVTFKFMEERDGKLKIHSTISKKARGAFLTALMEGQVTSVEEIKKLSFADFNYREDLSGDKELAFVK